One Methanocaldococcus villosus KIN24-T80 genomic window carries:
- a CDS encoding flavodoxin family protein — MKVLGISGSPRLEGTHFAVNYALNYLKEKGAEVKYLTVHKKKINFCIHCDFCIKKREGCVFKDDMLEFYEAMEWADGIIIGTPVYQGTVSAQIKAVMDRTRAILAKNPNIFKNKVGMAIAVGGDRSGGQEIALRTIHDFFIINGIIPVSGGSFGANLGASLWSRDKGKEGVKEDEEGLRSLRKTLKRFLEMLEVRP; from the coding sequence ATGAAAGTTCTTGGTATTAGTGGAAGTCCAAGATTAGAGGGGACACATTTTGCTGTTAATTATGCTTTAAACTATTTAAAAGAAAAGGGGGCTGAAGTAAAATATCTAACAGTCCATAAAAAGAAAATAAACTTTTGTATTCATTGTGATTTTTGTATAAAGAAAAGAGAAGGATGTGTTTTTAAAGATGATATGCTTGAGTTTTATGAAGCTATGGAATGGGCTGATGGTATTATAATTGGCACACCAGTTTATCAAGGTACAGTTTCAGCACAAATAAAAGCAGTTATGGATAGGACAAGAGCTATATTAGCTAAAAATCCAAATATTTTTAAAAATAAAGTAGGGATGGCAATAGCTGTTGGTGGAGATAGAAGTGGTGGGCAAGAAATAGCTTTAAGAACAATTCATGACTTTTTTATAATAAATGGTATAATCCCCGTTTCTGGTGGATCTTTTGGAGCAAATTTGGGGGCATCTCTTTGGAGTAGGGATAAAGGTAAAGAAGGTGTTAAAGAAGATGAAGAGGGATTAAGAAGCTTAAGAAAGACATTAAAAAGATTTTTGGAAATGTTAGAAGTGAGACCATGA
- the map gene encoding type II methionyl aminopeptidase yields the protein MLEKILKAGEIAKTVREEAKKMIKPGVKLLEVAEFVESRIRELGGEPAFPCNISINNIAAHYTPKINDPLYFKEDDVVKLDLGAHVDGYIADTAVTVDLSNSYRDLVKASEDALNTVIKEIEVPMNVGLMGKIIQEVIESYGYKPISNLSGHVMHKYELHTGISIPNVYEKTDRCIDVGDLVAIEPFATDGFGMVRDGDLGNIYKFLHKRPVRLQKAKKLLDIIEKKYPYLPFAERWIIKDEKERIYLKSLLTSSSIYGYPMLIEKNNGMVSQAEHTIYINEDGKVIITTK from the coding sequence ATGTTAGAAAAAATATTGAAAGCAGGAGAGATTGCTAAGACTGTTAGAGAAGAAGCAAAAAAAATGATAAAACCTGGAGTTAAACTTTTAGAAGTGGCAGAGTTTGTTGAAAGTAGGATAAGAGAGCTTGGAGGGGAGCCAGCTTTTCCGTGTAATATATCAATCAATAATATTGCTGCACATTACACTCCAAAGATAAATGATCCTCTATATTTTAAAGAGGATGATGTTGTTAAGCTTGATTTAGGGGCTCATGTTGATGGATATATAGCAGACACTGCAGTAACTGTTGATCTATCTAATAGTTATAGAGATCTGGTAAAGGCTTCTGAAGATGCTTTAAATACTGTTATTAAAGAGATAGAAGTGCCTATGAATGTTGGATTAATGGGAAAGATTATTCAAGAGGTTATAGAAAGTTATGGTTATAAACCAATATCTAACCTATCTGGTCATGTTATGCATAAATATGAGCTTCATACAGGGATAAGCATCCCTAATGTTTATGAAAAAACTGATAGATGTATAGATGTTGGAGATCTTGTAGCTATAGAGCCATTTGCAACAGATGGTTTTGGAATGGTTAGAGATGGAGATTTAGGAAATATTTATAAATTTTTACATAAAAGACCTGTAAGGTTGCAGAAGGCTAAAAAATTATTAGATATTATTGAGAAGAAATATCCATATTTGCCATTTGCTGAAAGGTGGATAATAAAGGATGAAAAAGAGAGAATATATTTAAAATCACTTTTAACCTCTTCTTCCATATATGGCTATCCAATGTTAATTGAAAAAAATAATGGTATGGTTAGTCAGGCTGAACATACAATATATATAAATGAAGATGGAAAAGTAATTATTACTACTAAATAA
- a CDS encoding MBL fold metallo-hydrolase — protein sequence MIVKLGGFGYSCNTYLILDKYHILIDPGMYANIIDEIEKYTSKIDFVINTHCHYDHVGVDHLIEEIYNCPIYIDDKEVRHLKNADHVVLAELFNSKLIPPKEVLPISELEDVEIIRTPGHTYGSITILYRDGLITGDTLFAYGVGRTDFPTGDIIKLRESIAMLEKIANQRDIKHIYPGHGEIGDRRAFQYAKLFL from the coding sequence ATGATAGTGAAGTTAGGTGGGTTTGGTTATAGTTGTAATACATACTTAATCTTAGATAAATACCATATCCTAATAGATCCTGGAATGTATGCAAATATTATTGATGAGATAGAGAAATATACAAGTAAGATAGATTTTGTTATAAATACTCATTGTCACTATGATCATGTTGGTGTAGATCATTTAATAGAGGAAATATATAACTGCCCAATTTATATAGATGATAAAGAAGTAAGACATCTTAAAAATGCTGACCATGTGGTGCTTGCAGAGCTTTTTAACTCTAAGCTCATACCTCCAAAAGAAGTGTTACCTATTTCTGAGTTAGAGGATGTAGAAATAATAAGAACTCCTGGGCATACTTATGGATCAATAACAATTTTATATAGAGATGGATTAATAACAGGAGATACTTTATTTGCCTATGGTGTAGGAAGAACAGATTTTCCTACTGGAGATATTATAAAATTAAGAGAATCTATAGCAATGTTAGAAAAGATAGCAAATCAGAGAGATATTAAACATATCTATCCAGGACATGGGGAAATAGGGGATAGAAGAGCATTTCAATATGCTAAACTTTTCCTGTGA
- the cofC gene encoding 2-phospho-L-lactate guanylyltransferase, which translates to MKALIPVSPLDSLKTRLSEFLNKEERKFLLFNMLKDIFKALEGLEVYVISKDNEILDFVKGLGGRVIEEKYKGLNNAIKQGFNEIRGNEVLIIPADIPLIKKRHINEIMILSKNYDAIISPSRGGGTNLLYLKDKRSIEVRYEGFSFLKHIDEFKKHGLKYYIYDSFYLSIDVNTVEDLGEIFIHGEGTETKRYLMDLNIKVLPKHSSAGRFEIVRG; encoded by the coding sequence ATGAAAGCTTTAATTCCAGTGTCACCATTGGATTCTCTTAAAACAAGACTTTCAGAGTTTTTAAATAAAGAAGAAAGAAAATTTTTACTATTCAACATGTTAAAAGATATTTTTAAAGCTTTGGAAGGTTTGGAGGTTTATGTTATTAGTAAGGATAATGAGATATTAGATTTTGTAAAAGGTTTGGGAGGAAGGGTTATAGAGGAAAAATATAAGGGATTAAACAATGCTATAAAACAAGGGTTTAATGAGATTAGAGGAAATGAGGTTTTAATAATCCCTGCTGACATACCTTTAATAAAAAAGAGACATATTAATGAGATAATGATTTTATCAAAGAATTATGATGCCATAATCTCACCATCAAGGGGTGGGGGCACAAATTTGTTATATCTAAAAGATAAAAGGTCAATAGAGGTTAGATATGAAGGATTTAGTTTTTTAAAGCATATTGATGAGTTTAAAAAGCATGGGTTAAAATATTATATTTATGATTCTTTCTATTTATCAATAGATGTTAATACTGTTGAAGATCTTGGGGAGATATTTATCCATGGGGAGGGTACAGAGACAAAAAGATATTTAATGGATTTAAATATTAAAGTCCTTCCAAAGCATTCTTCTGCTGGAAGATTTGAAATAGTGAGAGGATGA
- a CDS encoding molybdopterin biosynthesis protein, which yields MRYLTLKNIEEAKKIVRDYLMGDVETVSIEEAVNRVLAEDVFSDIDIPPFDRATVDGYAVIAEDTFNADEDKPVELKVIDEIRAGEIKNIEIKRGECVEIATGAMIPKNANAVVMVEYTEREGDKVKIYKPIAPMENIQFAGSDVMVGELVLRKNTLLTPKDIGVLAAIGRKKVRVYKKLKFAIISTGNELVSPGEVLEDGKIYDINSYTLMSYIKNLGYDYVFLGIVRDNVEDIKEKINKGLGLADIILLSGGTSAGRGDLVEKAIEMLGGEILIHGLKIKPGKPTIIGKVKNKLVIGLPGYPTSCLTVFDVLFGNEKNLIKAKFRGRYISAKGRVEYLPVMLVKGKEYSCYPITKGSGAITTLSEADGYVVIDENREILEEEDVDVHLFGYTSALNIIGSHCIGIDIILKDANLQAKVINTGSLGGILAIKRGEADIAGIHLLDEKEGYNIPYLKKYNVKNAVLIRGYIREQGFILREDLSLDEIIKNIHNFEIISRNKGAGTRILFENFLKKHNINYNELKIVGEAKTHSSVAKAVAMGRADIGIGIKTVADYYKLKFIKIGEENFDFLIRKERFGDDDVQKFIRSLKRAKLPFKKPENCGEIIWEG from the coding sequence ATGAGGTATCTAACATTAAAAAATATAGAAGAGGCTAAAAAGATTGTTAGAGATTATTTAATGGGTGATGTTGAAACTGTTAGTATAGAAGAAGCTGTTAATAGGGTGTTAGCCGAAGATGTTTTTTCTGATATAGATATTCCACCATTTGATAGGGCAACAGTAGATGGTTATGCTGTAATTGCTGAAGATACTTTTAATGCTGATGAAGATAAGCCTGTAGAATTAAAAGTTATTGATGAAATAAGAGCTGGGGAAATTAAGAATATAGAAATAAAAAGAGGAGAATGTGTAGAAATAGCTACAGGAGCTATGATACCTAAAAATGCTAATGCAGTTGTTATGGTTGAATATACTGAAAGGGAAGGAGATAAAGTTAAGATATATAAACCTATAGCCCCTATGGAAAACATTCAATTTGCAGGTTCTGATGTTATGGTTGGAGAGTTAGTGTTAAGGAAAAATACTTTATTAACACCAAAAGATATTGGTGTGTTGGCAGCTATAGGAAGGAAGAAAGTTAGGGTTTATAAAAAATTAAAATTTGCTATTATATCTACTGGAAATGAGCTAGTTTCTCCTGGGGAAGTGTTAGAAGATGGAAAAATATATGATATAAATAGCTACACACTGATGAGTTATATTAAAAATCTTGGATATGATTATGTATTTTTAGGTATAGTAAGGGACAATGTAGAAGATATAAAGGAGAAGATTAATAAAGGGCTAGGATTGGCTGATATTATACTATTAAGTGGTGGAACTTCTGCAGGAAGAGGAGATTTAGTAGAAAAGGCTATTGAAATGTTAGGTGGGGAAATATTAATACATGGATTAAAAATAAAGCCTGGAAAGCCAACAATTATTGGAAAAGTTAAAAATAAACTGGTAATTGGCCTTCCTGGATATCCTACATCATGTCTAACTGTTTTTGATGTATTGTTTGGAAATGAGAAGAATTTGATAAAGGCTAAATTTAGAGGGAGATATATATCAGCAAAAGGTAGGGTTGAGTATCTACCAGTCATGCTTGTTAAAGGAAAGGAATACTCTTGTTATCCCATAACTAAGGGTAGTGGAGCAATAACCACACTTTCAGAAGCTGATGGATATGTTGTTATTGACGAAAATAGGGAAATTTTAGAAGAAGAGGATGTTGATGTTCATTTATTTGGCTACACATCAGCTTTAAACATTATAGGAAGTCATTGTATAGGGATTGATATTATTTTAAAGGATGCTAATCTTCAAGCTAAGGTTATTAATACAGGATCATTAGGAGGAATATTGGCTATAAAAAGGGGAGAAGCTGATATAGCAGGAATACATTTATTAGATGAAAAGGAGGGGTACAACATACCATACTTAAAAAAATATAATGTAAAAAATGCTGTTTTAATTAGGGGTTATATTAGAGAGCAAGGATTTATTTTAAGAGAAGATTTAAGCTTAGATGAGATTATTAAAAATATCCACAATTTTGAAATTATAAGCAGAAATAAAGGAGCTGGAACAAGAATATTGTTTGAAAACTTTTTAAAGAAACATAATATTAATTATAATGAATTAAAAATTGTTGGAGAAGCTAAAACTCATTCTTCTGTAGCTAAAGCTGTAGCTATGGGTAGGGCAGATATAGGGATAGGTATTAAGACAGTTGCTGATTATTACAAATTAAAATTTATAAAAATTGGTGAAGAAAATTTTGATTTCTTAATAAGAAAAGAAAGATTTGGAGATGATGATGTTCAAAAGTTTATTAGAAGTTTAAAAAGGGCTAAATTACCATTTAAAAAGCCTGAAAATTGTGGAGAAATAATTTGGGAAGGTTAA
- a CDS encoding adenylosuccinate synthetase, whose product MVCSIIVGGQWGDEGKGKIISYLCSEDKPNIIARGGVGPNAGHTVTIGDKKFGIRMVPTGFPYREAKLCIGAGVLVDPDVLLKEIEMLKEFNVKERLTVDYRCGIIEERHKIEDREDKHLSEEIGTTGTGCGPANRDRVLRILKQAKDIDELKDYLGDVSEIVNDALDEGKDVLIEGTQGTFLSLYYGTYPYVTSKDTTASSFAADIGIGPTKVDEVIVVFKSFPTRVGAGPFPTEMSLEEAEKLGIVEYGTVTGRRRRVGYFDFDLARKACRLNGATQIALTGLDKYDKSCYGVREFEKLSDKAKEFIEKIEDITKVPVTLISTGPEMKQIIDLRKEKL is encoded by the coding sequence GTGGTTTGCTCTATAATAGTTGGAGGGCAGTGGGGGGATGAAGGTAAAGGAAAAATAATAAGTTATCTCTGCAGTGAAGATAAGCCAAATATAATAGCAAGAGGTGGAGTAGGCCCTAATGCAGGACATACAGTTACTATAGGAGATAAAAAGTTTGGTATAAGAATGGTGCCAACAGGATTTCCTTATAGAGAGGCTAAGTTATGTATTGGAGCAGGGGTTTTGGTAGATCCAGATGTATTATTAAAAGAAATTGAGATGTTAAAAGAGTTTAATGTTAAAGAGAGGTTAACTGTAGATTATAGATGTGGAATAATAGAAGAAAGACACAAAATAGAGGATAGAGAAGATAAGCATTTATCAGAAGAGATTGGAACTACTGGAACTGGTTGTGGGCCTGCTAATAGGGATAGGGTTTTAAGAATCTTAAAACAGGCTAAAGATATTGATGAATTAAAAGATTATTTAGGTGATGTATCAGAGATAGTTAATGATGCTTTAGATGAAGGTAAAGATGTTTTAATTGAAGGAACCCAAGGAACTTTTTTATCACTTTATTATGGGACTTATCCATATGTAACATCAAAGGATACAACAGCATCTTCTTTTGCAGCTGATATTGGAATAGGGCCTACTAAAGTGGATGAAGTTATAGTAGTGTTTAAAAGTTTTCCTACAAGAGTTGGAGCTGGACCCTTCCCAACAGAAATGTCATTAGAAGAAGCTGAAAAACTAGGAATAGTGGAATATGGGACAGTTACAGGGAGAAGGAGAAGGGTAGGGTATTTTGATTTTGATTTAGCTAGAAAAGCCTGTAGGTTAAATGGAGCTACACAAATTGCTTTAACTGGATTAGATAAATATGATAAATCCTGTTATGGAGTTAGAGAATTTGAAAAGTTATCAGATAAAGCTAAAGAGTTTATAGAAAAAATAGAGGATATTACAAAAGTGCCTGTAACTCTCATATCCACAGGTCCAGAGATGAAACAAATTATTGATTTAAGAAAAGAGAAACTTTAA
- a CDS encoding ThiF family adenylyltransferase, translating to MDVEELEKKLVPRGEVSLIGCGRLGIRVAFDLLEVHRGGVKKLYVFDGAKIEENDIIHRKLGGLVGEYKVEFLKRFFGNRVEAYNVNIGKDNLHLIKGDVTIICIAGGDTIPITREIIKYCWKKGIKTIGTNGVFGLEENIKVEDAYYCKGPAELLKLEREGHIVVGTGKFIKDFEPITPYTLDEIAKKIVIECLRILRRL from the coding sequence ATGGATGTTGAAGAGTTAGAAAAAAAGTTGGTGCCAAGAGGAGAAGTTTCATTAATTGGTTGTGGTAGGCTTGGAATAAGAGTAGCTTTTGACTTATTAGAGGTTCATAGAGGTGGTGTAAAAAAGTTATATGTTTTTGATGGAGCAAAAATAGAGGAGAATGATATAATACATAGAAAATTAGGTGGGTTAGTTGGAGAGTATAAAGTAGAGTTTTTAAAGAGATTTTTTGGAAACAGGGTTGAAGCTTATAATGTAAATATAGGGAAAGATAATCTTCATCTTATAAAAGGGGATGTGACTATAATATGTATAGCAGGTGGGGATACAATACCTATAACAAGAGAGATAATAAAATACTGTTGGAAAAAAGGGATTAAGACTATAGGAACTAATGGTGTATTTGGTTTAGAGGAGAATATTAAAGTTGAAGATGCTTACTATTGCAAAGGTCCAGCTGAACTATTAAAATTAGAGAGGGAAGGACATATAGTTGTAGGTACTGGAAAGTTTATCAAAGATTTTGAACCAATAACTCCATATACATTAGATGAAATTGCTAAAAAAATTGTTATTGAATGCCTTAGAATTTTAAGGAGATTATAG
- the hmdB gene encoding 5,10-methenyltetrahydromethanopterin hydrogenase cofactor biosynthesis protein HmdB gives MVFDYIREEIEELKEGKVFSLIDEDMALKLFKLDNWRDFLELFKLASEVRDIFKKEIEITSTIHVTNICHVNPKCLYCGFAAGTSKEGYYNPFRLTDEEIKEAAIAIEESGIRRVSCSTAHGYGGKEALRALKIVKKYTSLEVLVNAGADLTEEVIKEMKKYDINTICCNLETINEKLFKKLKPGEELEDRIRVCKLVNKYGIELSSGLLIGVGESYEDRVKHLFYLKNELEVGEIPIMGFNPYKGTPMENFPRCSALEQAKTIAITRLIFPNIRITSPSPTIGPELIYFSLLAGASNIATVIPKNYPRIVKGVGNPKVANLDDTVKIIESLGLKPKLDYNKYYMYLKSQK, from the coding sequence ATGGTGTTTGATTATATAAGGGAAGAGATTGAAGAATTAAAAGAGGGAAAAGTATTTTCTTTAATTGATGAAGATATGGCATTAAAATTATTTAAATTAGATAATTGGAGAGATTTCTTAGAATTGTTTAAATTAGCTTCTGAAGTTAGAGATATTTTTAAAAAAGAGATTGAAATTACCTCTACAATACATGTAACAAACATATGCCATGTAAATCCAAAATGTCTTTATTGTGGTTTTGCTGCAGGAACTTCTAAGGAAGGCTATTATAATCCTTTTAGACTAACTGATGAAGAAATAAAAGAAGCTGCAATTGCTATAGAAGAAAGTGGGATAAGGAGAGTTAGTTGTTCAACAGCTCATGGTTATGGTGGTAAAGAAGCCCTTAGGGCATTAAAAATTGTTAAAAAATACACTAGTTTAGAAGTTTTAGTTAATGCTGGAGCTGATTTAACTGAAGAAGTTATAAAAGAAATGAAAAAATATGATATTAACACCATATGTTGTAATTTGGAAACAATAAATGAAAAATTATTTAAAAAACTAAAACCTGGTGAAGAGTTAGAGGATAGAATAAGAGTGTGTAAGCTTGTTAATAAATATGGAATAGAATTATCCTCTGGGTTATTAATAGGGGTTGGAGAGAGTTACGAAGATAGGGTAAAACATCTATTTTATCTAAAAAATGAACTTGAAGTAGGAGAAATACCAATAATGGGATTTAATCCATATAAAGGCACACCAATGGAAAATTTTCCAAGATGTTCAGCTTTAGAACAGGCTAAAACAATTGCTATAACAAGATTGATCTTTCCAAATATAAGAATAACCTCTCCCTCTCCAACTATTGGACCTGAATTAATCTATTTCTCATTATTAGCAGGGGCAAGTAATATAGCTACAGTAATTCCCAAAAATTACCCAAGAATAGTTAAAGGAGTAGGTAATCCAAAAGTAGCTAATTTAGATGATACAGTTAAAATAATAGAATCTCTAGGCCTAAAACCTAAGTTAGATTATAATAAATATTACATGTATTTAAAAAGTCAGAAATAG
- a CDS encoding Mrp/NBP35 family ATP-binding protein — protein MECDRKDAKKLLEQQNAKIRERMSKIKHKIAILSGKGGVGKSTVTANLAVGLSLLNKKVGVLDGDIHGPNIPKILGANGEPMVAGDAILPIEVSGIKTISISYLLPDEATPVIWRGPRVSGAIRQFLADVAWGELDYLLIDTPPGTGDVQLTIMQSIPNIDGAIIVTTPDEISLLDVKKSISMCKMLNIPIIGIIENMSGFVCPYCNKEIDIFGKGAGEKIAKELGLRFLGRIPLDAKAREAQEKGKPMVLIDCRAGEAFKEIVNKIVEIVENK, from the coding sequence TTGGAATGTGACAGAAAAGATGCAAAAAAACTTCTGGAACAGCAAAATGCAAAAATTAGAGAAAGAATGAGTAAAATAAAACATAAAATAGCTATATTAAGTGGAAAAGGAGGTGTTGGGAAATCAACAGTAACAGCAAATTTAGCTGTTGGTTTAAGTTTATTAAATAAAAAGGTTGGAGTGTTAGATGGAGATATTCATGGACCAAATATTCCAAAAATACTTGGAGCTAATGGAGAACCAATGGTTGCTGGGGATGCAATATTACCAATAGAAGTCAGTGGAATAAAAACAATATCTATAAGCTATCTTCTACCTGATGAAGCTACACCTGTTATATGGAGAGGTCCAAGAGTTAGTGGGGCTATAAGACAGTTTTTAGCAGATGTTGCATGGGGTGAATTAGATTATTTGCTAATTGATACACCACCAGGAACAGGAGATGTTCAGTTAACAATTATGCAGAGTATTCCTAACATAGATGGAGCTATAATTGTTACAACACCAGATGAGATTTCTTTATTAGATGTGAAAAAATCCATATCTATGTGTAAAATGTTAAATATTCCAATAATTGGGATAATTGAGAATATGAGTGGATTTGTCTGTCCATACTGCAATAAAGAGATAGATATATTTGGTAAGGGAGCTGGTGAAAAAATAGCTAAAGAGTTAGGATTAAGATTTCTTGGAAGAATACCATTAGATGCCAAAGCAAGAGAAGCTCAAGAGAAGGGTAAGCCTATGGTATTAATTGATTGTAGGGCTGGAGAAGCATTTAAAGAGATTGTTAATAAAATTGTTGAAATTGTTGAAAATAAATAA
- the dnaG gene encoding DNA primase DnaG, whose product MDYGTTKYIIYAELIADGYVEKNDIIGAIFGQTEGLLGEEFDLRELQKSGRIGRIEVELTNINGKSIAKLTIPSSLDRVETSILAAALETVDRVGPCMASLKVVKIEDIRIKKREYIIDRAKEILKEMMSNVDINRIIEEVKESVRMSEIIEYGEDKLPAGPDIDKSDEIIIVEGKADVLNLLRYGIRNAIAVEGASVPKTIIELSKKKITTAFTDGDRGGELILKELLQSCDIDYIARAPLGREVEELTKKEIIKCLKSRIPVNSEVKSIEVESLSNNDYNNYANKLLSLKDDEVIIIINGEEKKIKINELSNLDNIDTLLIKTIDQKTLDNIYNKINNIICLNKKIVKKPSNVSIMSIRGLTL is encoded by the coding sequence ATGGATTACGGCACTACAAAATATATTATTTATGCTGAACTAATTGCTGATGGTTATGTAGAAAAAAATGACATTATTGGAGCTATATTTGGACAAACAGAAGGATTATTGGGAGAAGAATTTGACTTAAGAGAGCTACAGAAAAGTGGAAGGATTGGAAGGATAGAGGTTGAATTAACAAATATAAATGGAAAATCAATAGCAAAACTAACCATTCCATCAAGTTTGGATAGAGTTGAGACATCTATTTTAGCTGCAGCATTGGAAACAGTTGATAGAGTAGGCCCATGTATGGCAAGTTTAAAAGTTGTAAAGATTGAAGATATTAGGATTAAGAAAAGAGAATATATCATAGATAGAGCAAAAGAGATACTTAAAGAAATGATGAGTAATGTGGATATAAATAGAATAATAGAGGAGGTGAAAGAGAGTGTAAGGATGAGTGAGATTATTGAATATGGAGAAGATAAACTTCCTGCAGGGCCTGATATAGATAAATCTGATGAGATAATAATAGTTGAAGGAAAAGCTGATGTTTTAAATCTTTTAAGATATGGAATAAGAAATGCTATAGCAGTTGAAGGAGCTTCAGTACCAAAAACTATTATAGAATTGAGTAAAAAGAAAATAACAACAGCATTTACAGATGGGGATAGAGGAGGGGAGCTAATTTTAAAAGAGCTCTTACAGTCATGTGATATTGACTATATAGCAAGAGCTCCTCTTGGTAGAGAGGTAGAAGAGTTAACTAAGAAGGAGATAATAAAATGTTTGAAAAGTAGAATACCTGTAAATAGTGAAGTTAAAAGTATAGAAGTTGAAAGTTTATCGAATAATGATTATAATAATTATGCTAATAAACTACTAAGTTTGAAAGATGATGAGGTTATAATTATTATTAATGGTGAGGAGAAGAAAATAAAGATTAATGAATTATCAAACCTTGATAACATTGATACACTTCTAATAAAAACAATTGATCAAAAAACATTAGATAATATTTATAATAAAATTAACAACATTATTTGTTTAAATAAAAAAATTGTAAAAAAACCATCAAATGTTTCCATTATGAGTATTAGGGGCTTGACTCTTTAA
- a CDS encoding hydrogenase large subunit codes for MEIAIGPIHSAMLEPHRLRLVVEDEIIKDAEITIGVNYRGIELIMEGLPPEKISILSEKICGICSHIHVWTNVMVVEKGCDIEVPERAEYIRIIVEELERLHSHTLLFGHIYEVLGFETMAYRAFMVREPILKILQEITGGRVQYSCPIIGGVRPRCNIQENKIPSILERLEKFEEDLKKLLKRTFNDPMILARIKEVGYLDKETAKKFHATGPTARGSGIRSDMRKLLKVSLYDRFEFDEVLFDEGDVYARLAVRFYECFESLKIIRQALKDLPNLDKKIYNPNYELKPFDPIDVYNEAQRGQVYYSYGLDENLRVKHVKVRTPTATNLACMEAILPGHNVSDAELIIVSCDPCFTCTDRMIVIKESSP; via the coding sequence ATGGAAATTGCTATTGGGCCTATACATTCAGCTATGCTTGAACCACACAGATTAAGGCTAGTTGTAGAAGATGAAATTATAAAAGATGCAGAAATAACAATAGGTGTTAATTATAGAGGAATAGAGTTAATAATGGAAGGACTACCTCCAGAGAAAATATCTATACTATCAGAAAAAATATGTGGAATATGCTCACATATACATGTTTGGACAAATGTTATGGTTGTTGAAAAAGGCTGTGATATAGAAGTGCCAGAAAGGGCTGAGTATATAAGGATAATTGTAGAGGAGCTTGAGAGGTTACATTCACATACACTATTATTTGGGCATATATATGAGGTTCTTGGCTTTGAAACTATGGCATATAGAGCTTTTATGGTTAGAGAACCTATTTTAAAAATACTTCAAGAAATAACAGGAGGTAGGGTACAATACTCTTGCCCTATAATTGGAGGAGTTAGGCCTAGATGTAATATTCAAGAAAACAAGATTCCTTCTATATTAGAAAGATTAGAAAAATTTGAAGAAGATTTAAAGAAACTGTTAAAAAGAACCTTCAATGATCCCATGATATTAGCAAGAATCAAAGAAGTTGGATATTTAGATAAGGAAACTGCAAAAAAATTCCATGCTACAGGACCAACAGCAAGAGGTTCAGGGATAAGAAGTGATATGAGGAAGCTACTTAAAGTGTCATTGTATGATAGGTTTGAATTTGATGAAGTGTTATTTGATGAAGGAGATGTTTATGCAAGATTGGCTGTGAGGTTTTATGAATGTTTTGAAAGTTTAAAAATTATAAGACAGGCTTTAAAAGATTTGCCAAATTTAGATAAAAAAATATATAATCCAAACTATGAGCTAAAGCCTTTTGATCCTATAGATGTATATAATGAGGCACAGAGAGGTCAGGTGTATTACAGTTATGGATTAGATGAGAATTTAAGAGTGAAACATGTAAAAGTTAGAACTCCAACAGCTACAAATTTAGCCTGTATGGAGGCTATTTTACCTGGACATAATGTTTCTGATGCAGAGCTTATAATAGTGAGTTGTGATCCATGTTTTACATGTACTGATAGAATGATAGTAATTAAAGAGTCAAGCCCCTAA